In one Pseudomonadota bacterium genomic region, the following are encoded:
- a CDS encoding NAD(P)/FAD-dependent oxidoreductase, with protein sequence MQYDVAVIGSGIGGMCAAAKLAHAGRRVIVLEKMPISGGRYTSVIIEGQVVHHGSAVILWGEGGPVWQTLQEVDAPKFETKALTKTRFCLGGKTLDIEVDRMHDIKPLLDLAGSDEKEKMRVMLALQSAVMWREPSDAITAEEWLGQYTKNRSIIALFNRIVSSSSGINLNEIKAGEFIREMKTSGTLAKPPLVVKDGLIEVIKSLETVIKRHKGDVLTECNVTEIRVKDGVVTGVVAEKNGKRMEIEAKVVISNAGPVKTIELAGRKNFELSYLKEVEEKIRPCCGIVFEVTTTKPLLDFAGMMFTADPGMRVSVWFVLGGLWDHWAPKGKYLLHGWLVPTDNLSYDPAEEYEAFLKEAKEFFPNWDDCEPEVERVKNFSGAWPAGRSWPGYRISQRTSIENLYCVGDGNSPSGFPGGEGAAESGRRAAGQII encoded by the coding sequence ATGCAATATGATGTTGCAGTAATAGGGTCCGGTATCGGCGGAATGTGTGCTGCGGCCAAGTTAGCTCATGCCGGCCGGCGGGTGATTGTTTTAGAAAAGATGCCCATTTCTGGGGGTCGTTACACTTCGGTAATTATAGAAGGCCAGGTGGTCCACCATGGGTCAGCGGTCATCCTCTGGGGTGAGGGCGGACCGGTCTGGCAGACTTTGCAGGAGGTGGATGCACCGAAGTTCGAGACGAAAGCCCTTACCAAGACCAGATTTTGCCTGGGTGGGAAAACACTGGATATTGAAGTGGACAGGATGCATGACATCAAGCCCTTGCTTGATCTTGCCGGTTCGGATGAAAAAGAGAAAATGCGCGTAATGCTTGCGTTGCAATCGGCTGTTATGTGGCGCGAACCGTCCGACGCAATCACCGCCGAAGAATGGCTGGGGCAGTATACCAAAAACAGAAGCATTATCGCCTTATTCAATCGCATCGTCTCGTCGTCGAGCGGAATCAATCTTAATGAGATCAAGGCCGGCGAGTTTATCAGGGAGATGAAGACATCGGGGACGCTTGCCAAGCCACCTCTTGTAGTCAAAGACGGCCTCATTGAAGTGATAAAGTCTCTGGAGACTGTGATCAAGCGACACAAGGGGGATGTGCTTACCGAATGTAATGTGACCGAAATCAGGGTAAAGGATGGGGTGGTCACTGGAGTTGTAGCCGAGAAAAACGGCAAAAGGATGGAGATAGAAGCTAAAGTGGTGATTAGCAATGCCGGTCCGGTAAAGACCATTGAACTGGCCGGCAGAAAGAATTTCGAACTAAGCTATCTCAAGGAGGTTGAGGAGAAAATCAGACCCTGTTGCGGCATTGTATTTGAGGTGACAACTACCAAACCCCTGCTCGATTTTGCCGGCATGATGTTTACAGCAGATCCAGGGATGCGGGTATCGGTCTGGTTCGTCTTAGGTGGTCTCTGGGATCATTGGGCGCCCAAGGGAAAGTATCTGTTGCATGGCTGGCTTGTCCCAACAGATAACCTGTCCTACGATCCTGCTGAAGAGTATGAAGCCTTTCTGAAAGAGGCCAAAGAGTTTTTCCCCAACTGGGATGACTGTGAGCCTGAAGTGGAGCGGGTGAAAAACTTCAGCGGAGCCTGGCCGGCTGGCCGCTCCTGGCCTGGTTACCGGATCAGTCAGCGCACTTCAATCGAGAATCTCTATTGTGTTGGCGATGGCAATAGTCCATCCGGATTTCCCGGTGGCGAGGGTGCCGCTGAAAGCGGCCGAAGGGCCGCCGGGCAGATAATTTAA
- a CDS encoding 4Fe-4S dicluster domain-containing protein encodes MATNNTEVSEDKNVLYPKAIGYISMVDPKESVCQDCRSCELYCAAVHEAACGLELNRIWESRDPFRGEYFAYSCKQCIAPSCIAACPEDAMYIDEKTGARCIDEEKCNGCAACIRACPVEPPRINYNSVKKKAVKCDLCKDRADGPVCVQMCPTMCLTLKKFK; translated from the coding sequence GTGGCAACTAATAATACTGAAGTTTCAGAAGATAAAAACGTGCTCTACCCAAAAGCGATAGGCTATATATCCATGGTTGATCCCAAAGAGTCGGTTTGTCAGGATTGCAGGAGTTGTGAGCTATATTGTGCAGCAGTGCATGAGGCAGCTTGCGGACTTGAATTAAACCGAATCTGGGAATCCAGAGATCCTTTCCGTGGCGAGTACTTTGCTTATAGCTGCAAGCAGTGCATAGCACCCTCATGTATTGCAGCCTGTCCGGAAGACGCAATGTATATTGATGAGAAAACAGGTGCCAGATGTATAGATGAAGAAAAGTGTAATGGATGTGCAGCATGTATAAGAGCCTGTCCTGTAGAACCTCCGAGGATCAACTATAACAGTGTTAAGAAAAAAGCTGTTAAATGCGATCTGTGTAAAGACAGAGCAGATGGTCCGGTATGTGTTCAGATGTGTCCTACCATGTGTCTTACATTAAAGAAATTTAAATAA
- a CDS encoding 4Fe-4S binding protein: MTIVIDKKVCVGCGFCNLLCQEYALKVSKFFVTELDQDCCIECLLCLNYCPIDAIVEN; the protein is encoded by the coding sequence ATGACGATCGTTATTGACAAGAAAGTTTGTGTCGGTTGTGGTTTTTGCAATTTGTTATGCCAGGAGTACGCACTCAAGGTCAGCAAATTCTTTGTCACTGAATTAGATCAGGATTGCTGCATTGAGTGCCTGCTGTGTTTGAACTACTGCCCGATTGACGCCATCGTGGAAAATTAG